A single window of Paroedura picta isolate Pp20150507F chromosome 8, Ppicta_v3.0, whole genome shotgun sequence DNA harbors:
- the ERICH6B gene encoding glutamate-rich protein 6B gives MEMPLLGNSKADSSEKGVVDVGLESLHMAEDHYITDYCTLGFCEFCATALKPFPTPEELEDKPEKMDSVPCCRTYKEILKCVMQELMGTQTPEGEIDISPHPRLSQNALQCKTRNVLMEELHEHGIENYKDVFEQYMRLGPWVRVGYKLSDHSPKQPPAAAVKRRPRAKEVLKIDREFKPEQVKICHPTSPVKKYYPDGKIFLLLLPDGTGQVYYPSGNVAVLITYLEKVQFTYVVLADGPSQRLRAFFTNQGYAACYFPNGTPRVHLDLCHGSSFDERGLQEKRWCWWDASRHIHAPPFQPISLQLNSYIHVKITAQDRILLTFEKLHSCIHLNVGARLKLEDPSMLPFLQWPKKPRMSVSQAKARQIKTLLDELRKGLKLGGSLLRKESLSLELTATILLRLKRWRQRKAPESPNPSWDSLS, from the exons atgGAAATGCCCTTGCTGGGGAACTCCAAAGCGGACTCTTCCGAGAAAGGTGTGGTGGACGTGGGGCTGGAGTCCCTGCACATGGCGGAg GATCATTACATCACTGACTACTGCACTCTCGGATTCTGTGAATTCTGTGCCACTGCCCTGAAGCCCTTCCCGACCCCCGAAGAACTGGAAGATAAGCCAGAAAAAATGGACTCT GTGCCTTGTTGCCGGACCTACAAGGAGATCTTAAAGTGTGTGatgcaggaactcatgggaacaCAGACCCCCGAAGGTGAAATAGACATCAGTCCTCACCCACGCCTTTCACAAAACGCCCTCCAGTGCAAGACCAGGAATGTCCTAATGGAAGA GCTCCATGAACACGGGATTGAGAACTACAAGGATGTCTTTGAGCAATACATGAGGCTTGGTCCAT GGGTCAGAGTGGGATACAAATTGTCAGACCACAGTCCCAAACAGCCCCCGGCTGCTGCCGTTAAGAGACGCCCGCGTGCCAAGGAAGTGCTGAAGATAGATCGGGAGTTCAAGCCGGAGCAAGTGAAG ATTTGCCACCCCACCAGCCCTGTGAAAAAATATTACCCAGACGGAAAGAtattcctcctccttctgccagATGGAACGGGCCAGGTTTA CTACCCCTCGGGAAATGTTGCTGTCCTCATTACCTATTTAGAGAAAGTTCAGTTCACGTACGTCGTTCTGGCTGACGGACCTTCCCAGAGGCTGCGGGCCTTCTTCACCAACCAGGGATACGCTGCGTGTTACTTCCCCAACGGAACCCCCAG GGTGCACCTGGACCTCTGCCACGGCTCCTCCTTTGATGAAAGGGGTCTTCAGGAGAAGCGCTGGTGCTGGTGGGATGCCTCCCGCCACATCCACGCCCCGCCCTTCCAGCCCATCAGCCTCCAATTAAATAGTTACATCCATGTGAAGATTACTGCCCAGGACCGGATTCTGCTGACCTTTGAGAAGCTGCACAGCTGCATCCACCTGAATGTCGGGGCCAGGCTCAAG CTGGAAGATCCCTCGATGCTGCCCTTTCTGCAGTGGCCAAAGAAGCCGCGGATGTCTGTTAGCCAGGCCAAGGCCCGGCAGATCAAAAcgctcctggatgagctgcgcAAAGGCCTGAAGCTGGGGGGCAGCCTTCTGCGGAAGGAGAGCCTGAGCCTGGAGCTGACAGCCACCATCCTCCTTCGCCTGAAACGCTGGCGGCAAAGAAAAGCACCCGAGTCCCCAAACCCATCTTGGGACTCTTTGAGCTAG